The sequence below is a genomic window from Pempheris klunzingeri isolate RE-2024b chromosome 12, fPemKlu1.hap1, whole genome shotgun sequence.
GCTGGACCGAGAGAGgctgaaatgtttgtgtgttctttgtCCTGCAGACTGAAGCAGCCTGCTCTCAGGTCTCCCGATGGAAACTGTCAGCCCTGTCCCATCTCCTCCACAGGGCCTGTGTGCGGATCAGACGGACACAATTATGCCTCTAAGGTACACTGAAGCAACCACACACCCATAGGACAGGATGACATGATCCTGTAATTTTATTAACTTTACAAAATTCTGTGGTCCAATTTAAGTTTTCAAGCAAATTGTAATCACAAATTAGGGAGAGTTTTGTCTGATATTAAGCACAACAATACATTTAGCTGattttacatacatttgcaATACTGTAATACAACACTCACTTGCAAGTTTATTACAAACACCAACACAGTGTAATACAAAAGTCCTGCAATGAATCCTCCCTTCGTGAGGGTTagaatattctgtttttcttgaaACTGTTGaggagaggtgttgattcaactttatGGTCATCTTGACAGTGCAATTTGTGGGGCTGTTCTGAATCATACTGTAAGGTGTTATGATCAATGAGGGTAGAGCAAATGATAGAAGCTTGTCAGTGTTACACACTATAATTGCAGCTCTGTTacattagactgcattagttttaccATAACACTACCTAATAAACTTTGATAGCGTATATCGATAGTTTGTATTAATGTTGTGATATTGATTTCCGCCATGTTGCCCAGTCTTATAAACATACCCGCCTCATATTATCTATTCCTACAgtctttaaaaagacaaattactGTCACACATCAAtgtgtcttcttttgttttcagctgagAATCTCTGATGGTACACTACCTGCAAACAACAGACAAAGTTAGGGAGTAGCTGCTAAACATAGTGGTGTATTTACCAACTAAAGACCCAGATATGTCCCTcaggagttggaggagaccaaaaacagagctagaAGGAGAGAGAATATCTGACCTACATTCGGCCTGCGGTCAGACTAACTCAGAATAAATGTCTTCATCGTCCTCTGGATGCTCAACTAACATGCTCAATTTAACTTTAGCAGGTGTTAATATGTTGACATTGTGTTTATAGCGTGTTTTTGCTTCCCCTCAATTAGCCACAGAACAATAAATGCAGATTCAAGTTACCATGTTAATGTGGGTCTAATCAgtgtaatgaaaagaaaagacctATTACCGATGCAGGTTTTAATAAGTGGCACGTGTTTAACTACATTCATTCACAGCTTTGACTTAGTGTTACATGCTAAGTGCTAACTAAACGAACAATGCATTGTGGGGTAAATACCGGCACACACCTTGCACATTCAGAGAGGAGAAGCTGTGAAGAGACTCTCGGGGGAAAAACTGAGACAAAGAGCAATGATATATGGCCTCAGAAGGACCAATTGGTGGCTTGTGGTGGCAGAATCCCATGTGCTTATTGATTTATGCTTTGTCTTTTGGATCACTATTCCTGACCTTGTGTGCAAGTAGAGGTTGAAAAGCACATTCAGGAGCAAGTCTCAGATTTGAATTAAGGCGTACAGTCGGTCACCTCATGAATATTTGATCTGTGTTGCGGCAATAACTCATTTCACTTCACCTTTGTGTCCCCTTGTTGACGTcgactatgtgtgtgtgtgtgtgtgttaatgcatgtatttgtgtgcttttgttgcAGTGCAAGCTGGAGCAGCAGGCGTGTCTTACCGGAAAGGATCTTACCCAAAAGTGTTCAGGTCTTTGTCCTTGTCCTACTGCTGCCCCTACATCCAAGGAGAGCAAACATGGTAAGAGCAAGCACACAGCAACTATGACAAAAATATATCCGCATGTATTTAATATGAATTCACTGGTAATCACTGCAATACAAgtccatcttttctttttatcctgTATTGCTgtctgtttctcacacacacgtacacacaataAGTGCATCATCATAACAACATGAGTATTTGCTACCGATACAAcattcttcctctccctctggcCTCCACAGAGAGCTGCACTGGACAGGATCTGGCTGATCTCGGGGAACGTCTGAGGGACTGGTTCCAGCTACTGCAGACCAACGCCAAGCAGAACAACAATAGCAAGCCCGGggccagagctgctgcagccagcaCCACATCAGGTTAGAGCTACTATTTAATGAATCCCGACTGCATTAAGAGGGAGTTATAATACTTCGGTTCAAGTCAAGTCAGATTATATGTTATGCGGTTGGAAAATAAAATTTAGCTTTGTCGTTCTGCTGGTGCTGTTTCCACTGTCATTGTTTTATGCACCTCTGGATTGATAGATCTTGCAGCCGACTGCTGGATATCAAACATGTTTCTTTGGTAGATGGATCAACATAATGTTGCATCACTACAGGAGCATGCTGCACCTCaaagcagcaggaagtgagCCTCAGGATCTGGTCAGTGCTTGATAAGCACCAAGTCTTAACCAGGCTGTAAAATCTGCAGTGGGACACTCTTGTGATAGGTAGATAATGATAAGATCAATGCTGTCTTcatttaagaaaacatttttgctgAAACTGGTAACACGATTAAGAAAATTATAGATTGGATTTGCTTTGGAAACACTGGGTATTTCTGAGCACACtggcatgttttcattttccatttgtgCAGCTGTCTCCTGATATAAATGAatgttgtttgtctgcttttgtgtttgcagtgctGGACAGGAGCCTGGTGGCCAGCTGTAAGGACTCCATAGGCTGGATGTTTTCCAAGCTGGACACCAATAGCGACCTGTACCTGGACCAGGCTGAGCTGGCTGCCATCAACCTGGACAAGTATGAGGTCTGCATCCGGCCCTTCTTCAACTCCTGTGACTCCTACAGGGACGGCAAAGTCTCCACTGCAGAGTGGTGCCTCTGCTTctggagagagagtgagtattCTGGcgaggattgtgtgtgtgtgtgtccgcgggcgtgcacacattcacatgccAGTGTGCTGACATTGCCCCTTGGTGCATGCATTCAAACTTGAAGGCTCCCAGTTGCCCTCAGGTGTCGCCACCTCTGTGTTGTGTGCTGGTCCGTCACTATTTGTCTTCCTACTCATCCTCCTATGCCCCTATGGGGTGAAACGGTCACCGCAAGGAGctaaaaacatttctgctgcttgtTGACAGCCTGGTTCTCCCAAAGCTCTCAGACATTGCGCCTGTCAGGCAACCAGCCAAGCAGAATCTAGCTCTGATTCCTAAGCTCATTCCTTTCTTTGTTTGGGAAGGTAGTACATAGTGATTGATTTAAAGTTGGGGGAGGCCGTTAGAAAACATGAATTACACTCTCAGGAGAATTCAGTAGTAGTTCTTCTACTGTATTTTTAGAATCAGTTGAGTTTGTCCTTTTATTCTCTCTTGTAAAAATGATTCTCTGTTCTTTTAAGAGCCACCCTGCCTGGCCGAACTCGAGAGGTTCCAAGTACTAGATGGCGGCAAGAGAAAGTTTGGTAGGTATCTTCTCATAAGAGCATTTCAACTAAATTTGAACTGTCTTTCCTGGTCGCGGGGCTTCATCACGAAGAAGACGAGCAGGAGGCGGGTATCTTGTGGATTAGAACTTGATACTGACAGACGGCAAAGGAAAGTAGTCATCATTGTGTGCcttacatgtatgtgtgagcgGGTGAATATGTGAACGAGTGTGTGCACGCACGTGCACACTGCAGATTTTGGCTGGATGACTGGACTCTGAGTCAGGACTCTCCAAGGACACAGAGTGGCGAGCAGAGGGCGGTCTGCCAGCCCGACACTCAAATGTTCCCTTGAAAGACTGGACGGACAGTTCTGTTCTGCCCTGTCTCATTTGCATTAcacttacatttattttccatttctacATTATTATAAAAGTAGCCTCTGGCCtatttaaaggagacatattatgctcatGTTATTACAATATGTTATATATGCTATGTATGCTATATATCATATGTATATTATATGAAATTATTTATATGCCGTGATGTTCAAAaaactcattatttttaatcataCTGTCCATACTGCTCTTCTCACCCTCTTTCTGAACGCTccattttagctcctgtctctttaaggtcTCCCTCCCATCAGTCGCCCATCAGTTCTGCCATCTCCGAAGGAGAAACACATTAGCCGAACAACAAGCCAAGTTCAACAGGCTAACCTGCCACATAAACAGCAATGAACACAGCAAAACTTATAGTTTCCAAGTCTGAAGTGGGGTCACAGACAGCCAGGATTGATCCATCCTCGATCTTGTACCTCATTAAGAAGGCAGTCGCgagtaaaataatattatacaCAAGTTCACAAGTCTAAAGTTCATCCAAAATGACGTAAATCACTTCcacagatggtgggaggacatcAAGAATGTTGTCTGGGCGTTTGCAATCAACAACAGCACAAATTGCATGCTTTCCTTGCATCATCAACATTTTATTACCACAGCTAATATAAGCCACATAGCAATGAGAGACAGCGTGGTGATTTTGGTTTTTCAGTAGGTGGGACATTTCACATCATATGTCCTCTTTAGCATCATGATGCTGATGTGTGAAGACAGGGTGTATCATATCATATTCATGCAGTGGTTTGGAAATTGAAAACTCTCCAGTCTTATGTCCTCCCTTATCCCACAATGATTAGCTAGCcaacccgcacacacacacacacacacacacacccctacacCACCCGAATAGGCTGCAAAATGCTGACCTAATATCTATCCACCCCTATGTTACGCTGTGAACATATTTGTATTCATGGAATATGGAATTGACTGTCACATATTCTGCATGGATCATTTTCTCACTTGGTCTCAGTGCCATGTGTGTATCCGTGTTTGCCGTCATGGGGTTTGGAGAAATCATGTGGGTTGTAGGGTAAGGTCGCTTTACCGTGCCCGATTCTTATTTGTATGAGTTTTCGTGTGTGAACGCCAGGTCGATTCATCCCTAGCTGTGACGAGGACGGCTACTACAGgaagctgcagtgtgacagggGAGAGTGCTGGTGTGTTGACCAAAACGGAGGAGAAGTCGCCGGATCTAGGATTCGTGGCAAGCCAGATTGTGGTAAGTCTCTTAGGTTTCAGCTGTCAATGACTGGCCCACTTCTCCGCAGCACCCCCACTCGCATTCTGCACAAGGCTTCCTTTATGTTAAAGGACTGAGGCCCACTGCAACGTAACTCACTGCAGGGACCAGTGCCACATTCATGGGTCCGGAGTCATTTGCATTCTAAAGCGTCGCTTGTCGCTGTGAGAAAAGTCTTTCAAGATAAATGAGGGCTGGTTGGTCTGAACCTGTTCCTGATAAGAATGGGTCCCCTGGCAAGGTTTAGAAATAGCTATTAAAATCTAGACAAAGTCAAACATatgccctttttttttgccattgccgtcaatgtttttaaattgatttcaGCATTACTCATTGGTACAAAAAGGACTCCATCAAAGTGGAGTGGAAGACATGCTGAACAGAATCTATTACAATATATAAGATGGCCACAGTGGATAATTGAATCTCCCGGCATCCCCCCTGAcctgcttgtctttcctccatctctctacAGATGATGAAATAGCGTATTCAGGTGATTTTGGCAGTGGGGTTGGAtgggaggacgaggaagagaaagaagccGAGGAGACTGCAGAGGAggctgaagaggaagagggagaggtgggAGAAGTGGATGATGGGGGCTATATCTGGTAAATGCCCAATGTGTTATCCAACCTCTCTCTACAAGACCTTGGTCTTGATggtcccaaacacacacacaaacacacacacacacacacacacacacacaaacacaaacacaaacacacaaacacacacacatcctgcaaAGAGATGGACGTGGTGAAGCTCTCACACTCAGAACAACACTGGCTTATGAAAAAGTGAGGGAGAGGGTTGCACGGGTTGGAAGAGGGAAGATGCATATGTTATGGGAGTATTGTTACAGGATGTTCTTAAAATGGGCAGGGCAAGGGGATATATCACTATTAAGACATTATGGGTTTGGAGTCAAGAATTTTGTCCTCCATACTTGTGaatctttgttcttttctgttgTATGTCCTTTGAACCATCTTTGAGCAGTTTTTAGCTGATGCATAATGGAGACTTTAAGCAGTTACAGGTGCTTGTCATGTccttgcataaaaaaaaaaatggagaaagatTAGGTGCATTTCAATGTTCCAAATTGGCCTCTTTGATCCTGTCTTTCTGCAGATTAACAGCACTTAGGTAACCGCTTATGGTTTCAGGCAGGAAAGAGGCGATAAAGAGAGGAAGCCATATTTTAGAGTATTGAAAAGCACCCTTTGACTTTACCGTTTTCATGTCATATGCTTCGGCTCCTGTGTGACAGTAGTGCTCTGTCTCATTCATGACttactaagaaaaaaaaaaaggtttctcaCGCATCACTCTTTAGCTTGTATATAATGTGTGTATCAGAAGACAGATTGTCACCTATTAGTCCCATTATCAATGCCTTGAAAGACTAGCAGAATATACTGCTTAGTTGACAAGTGTACATCGTATCATAATGTGGATCAATTAttgtgtttaataaaaaaaaactaaaataaaataaactggtCTTCGTGGCCCCACTGGCCACCGTACCTCTGAGTCTgtctttttgttatttcttcattCCTTGTCAAATTTTAGCACCGTCATGATCCTCGAGCACGTTCAGAATACTCTTATACACCCACTAGAGCTCGGCTGATTCTGCTTCTGATTGCTGAGGCCAATTTTGGCATCTCAagtacatttttgtttaaacaagacaaagagtTTACAGAAGTGACAAtgcaatcaaatcaaataactTTGTGATGTGTGTAAGGTATTGTTGGGAGATGTGCGCTGTTATTTCTTGTGTGTGCCAATACGTCTGCGGTAAGCCAAAATTGTCAGATAATTGCAGCCATGCTGAAATATTGGTCGGGCTCTAATTACCACGTCTTCCATCATCACTACACTGCTGTCCCTGAGCACAACTTTTCCTCAAGCAATTTCTGTATTTCATGATGCACAAATCCCAAGTAGGtcagatttcctttttttttttgttcatagaaataaaatgtctctgaatttctttctctttctgtctattGTTTATATGTTTTAATGGGTTTTTAAACACTAACACTCAAAATCTTGTTGTCGTTGTGTGATATGATGATTTTTAGATTAGGTGACTTTAATTTAGCAACAACCTAATCTACCATTATTTTCAGCCATCAGTTTAAGATCAGTTTCCAAATAAGTTAAACTACATGTTAGAAACTTGAATATTAAGGACAAACATTATAATAACTAACATGTTATGTTGCACATCTACACAGCCCATCGTAAAAGCCATCTCAAAGACAGAGCCCTCCTCCCCATGTGACTTATCCTCGGAGGAGCAGATGTTATTGTCAGCTCACTTTGGCTCCTGCCTTACCTCATTCTGCAGCGATGTGTAGCTTATAGCTATGGGAAACCAGCAGAAATGAGATACAACCCCTGTCTGCATATCAGCACTACGAACAGCACGGTGTCTATAGAAAACTCTCCTCGGCCTCCTCGGGACATTTCTCCAGCCTCTCCACCGTGAACAATTCAGTCTGGGAACAGTGAAACAGGACCCTTTCAGTATGTTAGTGCATGCACATCCTTGGGAGCTAAAGCCAGGAATGCTTGTCTTAGCGTTGTAAAAACTGACAGTAGCCAATCCTCTGAAATGTCATCTCTCAGTTTCACGTTTCAGTGATAATGGAAATCAGTACCAGTAATATCCCAGTGGGTGAAACCTTAAATGTGCTAGCTGTGAGTGGATATGCCTGCCAACAGATGTCTGAATATCTGATACTGATAGCAAGTCTTCTGGCTACCCAAGGGGACCAATCATTTTCTGCAACCTGTCAGCTTATTATGCTGAATATTCCTCCTGCTCGGTGAAAACAAGCCATATGTAACGGAACCAGGTGTAAACCCTGACACATGCTTCCAGGAAAAGTGTATCGTCTTTTCTTGATGCTGTGATTGTGAAATAACCCAGATGTTAGATGTGAgagctttttttctgtcatgatCTTAAGTGATACTTAAAGACTTTACAGGGAGAAATATGGGTGATTAATCTTTCTATATTTAGCTTTGTAGATCTATTTGTGTTCCTTTAGCAAATTAGTTGTGTCAACTAAATACAAAGAATACACCAACTGTACACTGAAATGTCAccaaaataaagtattttattaATTCAATCACATTACAGTACAAGAAACCGATCATGATCATGGTTTCAAAGTAACTTTAACATGACCGTCACCATTAACTGGCCcttataaatataaacatttcCTGAATGTGTATTAATACTAGAAATGAATTATTCTGTTTTACTTGCAGTTACTCCTTCAGATCTGTGACAGTGTTTGTAACAAACTGAGGTATCAAATATATAGTTTAGGTATTAAATATAAATGGTTATATCTTACCAGTTACCAACACCAGTTCTGTCTTAAAAAGTTCTATAtaatatcattttaattatcCAATGTGATTttgcatatatttcatattgatTCAACCACCCACCCTTTTctctaacctaaccctaacccttatctcaaggttgttgttttttttatagtttgcTTTCAACACCTTGTAGCCTCCAAACCCTTttgacttcttcttctgtggtgtccAACACCCTGAACACATTAACATCCCTCGTCTGGTCAAAGTTCTTCAACAGTCTCTGGAAAATATTTACTGGGATGCTAAAGTTGAGGTGTGGGTAGGTCACTTTGGCTGCCAAGTCCCTTGTGTTGCTGGACACGATGCCTACAAAACAGCAAACGATCATTAAACTCGTTAAAACTGCAAATATAGCGGTGCATTAAGAGCACTCTGGTGTGTATGGCTGCCTGGCTCTATGCATATGGTGCATCATTATAGCGAGGTTTTCTGTGGTCATCATATGCCCCCCACTGATCAAAAAGAGAACATGTTCTCACCCAGCAGCTCTCCTGAGTGTGACCGCACCACAGCGCCCCCACTGGCCCCTGCTTGTACAGCACAGGTGGTCTGAAGCATGACAGGCTGGTCATTCCAGCCAATGGCTTTGGAGAGGACACCGCATGTCAGGGACGGGCCGCACCTCCGGCCCAATCCGCCATATCCCACCACAACTACAGAATCACCTGCAGGCAGGGAAAGCAAGCGGAGCAtgaaatttaaaacattttcattagaTTTTATCTGGCACTGAATATAAAGCAAGATTTCACTCGAAAACAATTGTAGTTTCCACTAAACAAGACTGAAATCAAACCTGGATTGAAACTCTGAGCCATTCGAGGGACGACGGCCTCCGTGACGGAGTCTCTCAGCTGCACCAAAGCCAAATCATAGGGTGAAGATGCTTTAGTGAAAAATAGCACATCACCCACACAATCGCTGACTCTGTGAAACAGAaatcaccaaaacaaacagcaaacattaCATATTCTGTACTGTTTGTGCCAAATCGGTGCACATTGTGATCAGAAGCATTACAGCTCGCGAAAAAAGCCCTGAACCCACACAGATGTTGccaattatttaatatttagtaCTTCCTATCTCATTTTTTGCTCTTATTTCCCATCCTGTTGTACATATCTTCTTCTTGTTCTAAATATTTTCTTGCGTATGTATTGCCAAGCACAAGACTGGAGGGGACAACAAAGCATTTCACTGCACAATgttgaaatgttattttgaaaCTTGAATAACTACTTGAATTATGTACTTGAAATACAAGTTTGGTCTTCAAAAGGTCTAATCTAATGTGATTTTGCATATTCCATATTGATTTAACCAACCTATTTTCTAGCATATCTCAAAGTGCAGAGGTCTTTTGTTATAGTTTGCTTTGAGCAGAGATTTCATCATCCACGGTTGTTGAAATCTCTGCTCAAGTTGAAGTTGGAAGCTGTTGCTAATAATTAATGTGAGGTTGTCAAAGTCAGTGCACTGACTGCACACATATATGCGACATATGGTGTGAGAAAACGTGCAAGATTGAGGGTGATCAATCTCAGTCCTCTTGCACACAGAAGAGGTCCAATCAGGTAACATATA
It includes:
- the spock2 gene encoding testican-2, with the protein product MVEITDIVCLLVPLVMLAGSTFQTDVKSVKEAEKTGNFMEDEQWLSTISQYSRKIKHWNRFRDDDYVRTWDENQGSNDNVDTTKDPCQKVKCSRHKVCIAQGYQRAVCINRKKLEHRLKQPALRSPDGNCQPCPISSTGPVCGSDGHNYASKCKLEQQACLTGKDLTQKCSGLCPCPTAAPTSKESKHESCTGQDLADLGERLRDWFQLLQTNAKQNNNSKPGARAAAASTTSVLDRSLVASCKDSIGWMFSKLDTNSDLYLDQAELAAINLDKYEVCIRPFFNSCDSYRDGKVSTAEWCLCFWREKPPCLAELERFQVLDGGKRKFGRFIPSCDEDGYYRKLQCDRGECWCVDQNGGEVAGSRIRGKPDCDDEIAYSGDFGSGVGWEDEEEKEAEETAEEAEEEEGEVGEVDDGGYIW